From the Xiphophorus hellerii strain 12219 chromosome 20, Xiphophorus_hellerii-4.1, whole genome shotgun sequence genome, the window GTCCTCCCTGTCTTGCTCTTTAGGCTCGTCAAAGGGAGAAAATGAACGAGGAGCACAACAAGCGTTTGTCTGACACCGTGGACCGTCTGCTCACGGAGTCCAACGAACGGCTGCAGCTCCACCTGAAGGAGCGCATGGCCGCCCTGGAGGACAAGGCAAGGCATCTTCACAGATTCATCCAACCAgcagctttttcatttttttttagctcataCATTAAATGAAGTTACAGAGCACATACAGGTGcactttaataaattagaatgtcaTCAAAAAAGTTAACTTACTTCAGTAATTgagtttaaaaaattttattcatgttacaTAATgaaatttataaagaaaatcCGAAACTTAATGTCTCaccaaatttaaatattacaacaGATCAGTACCAAATTAATTAATGTATTACTTTTTATATGgtcattttatgttttggtttttaatttcttgattATGTGCGATAACTTGGCAGTTGTCCTCCAGACAgtcatttgcatattttcattgTTAATGGGGGTAAGTCAGTTGTCTGTTcacagtttgatgttttcaaCCATAAcattggaaagttgagtggaaggacaaacagcaattaaaaaatatacaaacaagTTACCCATGAGAGCCGTCATTGCCCCAATACTGTAAAGTCCACAGATACACTTCTTTGGAAACCCTGTATGtctgtataaatatttattttattggccTAATGCTTTATATTACATTAATTTCTGAGAATcatcattttttgtgtttttttaactgtaagccataatcatcaacattaacagaaatgaacagctgatgtactgtatgtcactCTGAATGTAATCTGCGTGTATAATACAcaagtttgacattttggatTTCTTAAAAtacatgaagtttttttttctattaagaTGCACCTGTATtataacagttttaaaaatattttgaatggattgtctcttttatcttttttcaagAATGCGCTCATTCAGGACCTGGAGAACTGCCAGAAACAGCTTGAAGAGTTTCACCACACCAGGGTCAGTAAACCagcaacaaatcaataaaactaGAACCTCTTCTTGTCTTACAACTTAGGTGTGTATACTAAAAAAGGAATACGTTATTTTACTTAGTACTTCACCTGTATCTAGAATTGCTGTGCAATAATAGTTGCTCTTAATATGTTGTTGAATTCAGAGGTAAAAAATGATAGTGTTTTAATTGACtactgtttttaagaaaatgatggaaaatgtatgtgacactttgttttaatttatcaaacaaaatccaaataaaatacataacgTTTTAAGATTATAACTTGGCACAATGTGCAGAAGTTTAATGGGCatgaatacctttgcaaggcactgtaataaccaaaaatattcttgctTACAATTTTGCCTAATATTTCATCTCTaacttttgaaagtttttctttttcttacctcggtttttggcttttcttaTAGATTAGTGGAACAGATAGCATAAACTTGCTTCCTGACCTTGTCCGGCCCACACTTCCTGccgtatttttatttttattttattctttttttcaattaacTGAGGGCTTTCAGAGCAgtgattttattactttttaagaACAGCCTTTCTACTTCAGGAACGGCTGATTGGAGAGATTGACAAGCTGAGAAACGAGATTGACCATCTGAAACGCCGCAGCGGAGCGTTTGGAGACGGAACTCACCCTCGGTAACCtcaatcttttcttttctcttttgtttctgcCTCCCTTTATATCTTTAAATCGGTTTCTCATGTAAATGATCTCAGCTCTCACTTGGGAAGCTCCAGCGACCTCCGCTTTTCTGTGGTGGAGGGTCAGGACGGCCACTACAGCACAACTGTGATCAGGCGGGCGCAGAAGGGCCGGCTGTCGGCTCTGCGAGACGATCCGAACAAGGTGACAATTGTGTTCTGAATAGGAGGCAGCAACCAGCAATTCCCATGCATGCATACTAATTAGGACCCACAGACAGGATCTCACTTTAGCGACCCTTCTAACCACATGCAGCTTTTTGCCAATGATTAATTTGGGTTCATGTCTGCTTTGCCAGTAAGTGTCAGCGCTTGGCTTTGTGTGATCATCCCTAACTTCTCATTTTCTACTAACTTCTCTGTattcctgtctctctctctcacctgCTGCTGGACATGATGTGTGATGTAAGTTTCTTGTTCATCCATCTCTTCTCGTAACCGGCTCGACAGCTCCACAAAAGTCAGATTTCACTTTTAGATGTATGCCTGTACTCTGGTTGATTCCTTGCGATTCATTCTTGACGCTGTTTTTCCTCACACTTTATTAACGAAAATTTGCTCTGTCTACGCTTATCTTCACACACGCATGTGTCAGGTGTGTGCCATGTTTGAGCAGGATTACCCGTCCCTGCGCGGGAGCGTCAGCCACCTGCTAGGCAGCGACATCGAGGCAGAGTCGGACATGGACGACGACGTGAGCTCGACGCTGCTCTCGCCAAGCGGCCAATCAGATGCTCAGACTCTTGCTCTCATGCTGCAAGAGCAGCTTGACGCCATCAACGAGGAGATAAGGTGGGATATCTCAGACACAATATGTAACATGATGGCCATGGATCGGGAAAATATTATTACCCATTCAATTGTGTGCTGTTGTTAGTtaatctgtcacataaagtACATTAAAATTTGTGACTGCAATGTAAGAGTTAAGAAGTTTAAGTTAAGCCACTGTAATAATTACCAAACAAGTGTTATGCTATAATCTtcacatttaaatgcaaaactttGACTTGGAAAATGAATCAGAGGAGAAACTAATAATGAtggggaaaattaaaaatgaatgtgaaAATATCTATAAATTAAAGTGGCGTGGAGCTGGAGCTGGCGCCCCATGTGCAGTTGCCGTGGTTTCCTGACATGGAAGGTTGGAGCTTTGGCTTTGCACACGCTTGGCCTTTTTCTAAGCACCTTGAAAAACTGTTACATTACTGTCGATGTTAGAGGTATTCAAGCTACATGGTCAGTGACGTCACGGATGTGCATTTTTGTGTCGTGTCCCCAGGATGATCCAGGTAGAGAGAGAATCAGCCGAGCTGCGCTCGGAGGAGATCGAGTCCCGCGTGAACAGCGGCAGCATGGATGGCCTGAACGTGACCCTCCGACCCCGAGCCCTGCCCACCTCTGCCACCGCCCAGTCGCTGGCGTCATCCTCCTCTCCGCCCACCAGCGGCCACTCCACGCCTAAGCATCATGGACGCAACAACAGCCACCATCTAGGAATCATGACTCTGGTCAGAGGGAACACTGCAGTTatgaaaaacacattcaaaGTGATCagtatttgcataaatattctcTATTGacaatgtagttttttttaaaacttttttttctgatagcCAAGTGACTTGaggaaacacagaagaaaagtGGCAGTAAGTTTGCAAATACAGCTTAAGTAAAGTAGTCTGAGTGTCTTTCATAAGTGAGCTGAGTTGTTTTTGTGACTCTTTCAGTCTCCTGTGGAAGTGGACAAAGCTACTATCAAGTGTGAAACATCACCTCCCTCCTCGCCTCGAAGTTTACGGCTGGAAACCAACTTTGCTCAGTTCACAGGCAGCCTGGAGGATGGGCGAGGgtaaacacacacgcacacacacgcacacatcaGGAGCTCACAACTCCATTACCACCCACCAATCATTTAAGAACAACTCTTAACAGTTGgaaaaaatttagtttttttattccttttacatactaaaaaaaacacctaacatcaaacagaaagaaatgagacagaaaaaaagtgaaggGAAAATGTACCAATAAGAACACAAGGGGTGGCCTTGGAACACACAGCTGAAACACAATATAATCTTATTACTTTCagtaattatattttaagaCGTGAAACTCACATAAGATATGCATTCATTACACACTCAGCAATATATTTTAAGGtgtgtaataatgtttattttgaggATTTTGGCTAACAGTtaatgaaaaccccaaatttTGAAAAGTACGTCCATACTCTGTGCATTATATGCGCACATCATTTGTGTAAAACAGCATGGGGGCGATCAGCCTGTGGCTCTGCTGAAGCTCAGGTTATTTCAATATAGGCTTGACTGCATTTTTGGGTCGGCTCTTCATCTTCCTTTTGACAACACCCTGAAGCTTCTCTGTGGGGCATGACATTCGTGCACACTGAGACCATAGTCATTAAGGCATGGATCGGTAGTGCGGGCACCTGCCAAGTCtttctggaaaatgaaatcagcatctccattAAATCTGACAGCAGAGGGAAGTATGGAGTCCTGCAGAATATCCTGGGAGATTACCTGGCATTGACTATCTCCAGCGAATgtttcaggcgagaggcggggtacaccctggacaggtcgccagtctgtcgcagggcaacacagagacagacaggacacacagccatgcacacacacactcacatctagggagaatttagagagaccaatttacctgacagtgatgtttttggactgtgggaggaagccggagtacccagagagaacccacgcatgcacagggagaacatgcaaactccatgcagaaagaccctgggccgggaatcgatcccaggaccttcttgcaaCAGTGCTaacaactgtgccactgtgcagccctcaaATATGTCATTTAAAGATAAATGAAATTATCCATATTATGAGTGCATAAAAACTTCTGATCAGAACTTTATATTGGAGAGACCAATTGTGCCTTTTATCAAAGTAGGCATCATCTTACTTTTTGTGGGATTTGTTCTGAAAATCTATGTTAATACACATCTTTTGCTAGACACAAACTCAAACATAAgtttaaacaataatttaatattaataatttaatgatttctttttcactttttaaaatcgGATCAATTAAACTGTGCGTCTCTCGTTTACTTATCGCAGCAAGCAGAAGAAAGGTATCAAGTCATCTATTGGTCGGTTGTTTGGGAAGAAGGAGAAGGGTCGAATGGACCAGACTGTTGGCAGGGATGGACAATCTCTACCAGCCTTAACAGGTTCTCTGTAAACTGCATGTTCTAGAAGTACAGTGCTCCAAATGAAGAGGTCTAGCTGATGGTAACACAAGCTATTGTTGCGTTTCAGATTTTGAGATGAGCATTGGTGACACTATGACTTTGGGAAAACTGGGCACACAGGCTGAGAGGGACcgaaggatgaaaaaaaagtaaaagacttTATATTTGGAATATTTTGATCCTCTTCTTATTGCTAATATTTTGCAGCATCCTTATTGTGCCACATATCTCTCCCTCTAACTTTGTGTTGAATTCATTCAGGCATGAGCTTCTGGAGGACGCTAGGAAAAGAGGCCTTCCATTCGCGCAGTGGGATGGTCCCACAGTCGTTTCATGGCTGGAGGTATTTCACCAATCAGCCCAGCCAGACatgaccaagaaaaaaaaagccctttGTTCTTTGTATTGCTCCCTTCATGTCAGGCTGCCACTAATATGCACATTTATGGCGACTGTGGTTTTGACGTTTGTTGTCCTGACGGCTCTGAACAGCTGTGGGTCGGGATGCCAGCCTGGTATGTAGCTGCCTGTCGTGCCAACGTGAAGAGTGGAGCCATCATGTCCGCCCTGTCTGACACAGAGATCCAGAGAGAGATTGGAATCAGCAACCCTCTGCACAGACTCAAATTGCGTTTGGCCATCCAGGAAATGGTCTCTCTCACCAGCCCGTCTGCGCCCCTGACCTCCAGAACGGTAAACAAATACACCCAGTACACCCCCATTGTTAGAAATGGTTCCtctttccagtgttttttttttcagggaatAAATTGCATATGCAAGAATCCAAGAAACATACGATACCCTGCGAAAGGATTCATGCACCCTGAaccttttcttattttgtcacattaccaccacaaacttcaatgtacttTATTAGGGTTTTGAGTGTTAGATCAACATAAGGTAGCCCATAATTATGAGGTTGAAGGGAAACAGTacatttttatgtcataaaaaattGTGGctagcaaaaacattttccccccTCAATACTCATACGCTTCCCTTTGAATTCACCTATTTTATCTTTCTCTTTCACAGCAGACAAATCAAGGATAAACATCTGAGAAAGACTAGGTTATCAAACAATACACTATACtttgaattaaatatatttatatgttaaaatggtccagtcaaagtccagacataatCCAATTGAGAAACCAAAGCAAAATCAGAACAATCTCCTCGCAGTATGACTGAACTTATGTTATTTGCAAAGAAGTGTAGGGAAAAATTCAGCATCTAGAAGTTCAAAGATGTAAAATGCACACCATAAAAGAGCTGATGAACTGAAAGAGCTGAAAAAACTTAGCAAATTCGTACTTGACACAAAATTTATTGCCATGATGTCGAATAAAATCACTGTAATATAAAGTCTAGATTGTCGTGATGTGACaagatgtgaaatattttgaggCGGAAGAATGCTTTTCAAGGCACTGTATGCAGCATGTATGAACATAGAGAAAATATATAACCCTTAGATGTAACACTTGTGTACACCTTACCCTGCACTCAATATCCTTTTATAACTCATGACCCTCACTTTGCATGCTGAGGTGatactttttcacaataattagcctcttttttttaaaattcagcagCTCTTAATCGCATGttttactttagaaaaaaaatagcaaatgcATACATCCACAAACTACCTGCTTACCTGCCTGAAATACACTCCTTCCTTGGCATCACTCAACGAAACCtttgtctgcgtgtgtgtgcgcgcgtgtgtcgTGTATGTGTATGATGGGTGGTATGAAAACGTACACTGGACTGTTCTCctgggtgtgcctgtgtgtgccTATGTATGATGCtcttgtttgtgtgtatgtggtctgtgttgtttgtgtgtgtgtgtttctgtcctCCGAGCAGTCCTCCGGAAATGTGTGGGTGACTCATGAAGAGATGGAGAACCTGGCTTCCTCCACCAAAGCGGTCAGTACCATCTGGGTGCTCCCCTCCATGTTAACCCCACCCAGCACTTTCTCACACTCACACTGGTCCCTGCGGCAACACACATATGTCCTCTCCCTCTGCAGAACCCTTACAAAGACCCATCACATCACACACTAACACCTTTTTTTGCGACCCTGCTCTTATCTGAATGTATTTGTTGGACGCAACACATGTAGCATTGGTAATATGAATGCTAGTATGCTATCAGAGTATAAGCTGAGAtgagatttgtgtgtgtgtttctgagttTATATTACGTGTGTGTTTGATTAGCCCCTGTCTTGCTAACCTCGTATGTTGTCTCCACTGTGCTGCCACTAAGGAGAATGAGGAGGGCAGCTGGGCACAGGTGAGGTTGATTTCCCTAAATGAATCTGTATCAGGACTCTTTATGCATTTACAGGCATGTGCATTGTAACAGCATTATGTTGCAATgtcgcaaaagtattcacaccttctgaaagttttttagctttatatacagtacagtattcagtacagaccaaaagtttggacacaccttctcattgaattcaattagaaagtgtgtccaaacttttggtctgtactgtatgttacaACACAAACTTTGAGGGATTTTGTCGGGATGTTAGAGCGAGACAGCATGGTTggataaaattctgaaaagtgtggcatgtatgTGTATCCACACGATTTATCTGTTAAGACTTTTGAAAAccaacattttcctttcacttcacagttgTATATTATTTTGTGCTGGTGCATCAGAtagaatcccaataaaatacattgagttTTGAGatgtaacatgaaaaatgttcaaagcagTTCTGAAAGAAAACTTTGTACTGTTAAAGTGTTTTAGAGCATCATGCAAACTCTAAATTCTAAAATCTAtataaagttgtatttttatgttattattattactaatagtaataataataaaaaatatctacttCATACTATTACATTGTTATTTCTGAGATAATTTCCAtcacatttaaaatctaaaacaattaACTTCATGACGGTGACACATCTGTAACATTTTCTGCTGACATCCCTCTAGACATTAGCATATGGGGACATGAATCATGAGTGGATAGGAAACGAATGGCTGCCCAGCCTCGGCCTGCCTCAGTACCGCTCCTACTTTATGGAGTGCCTGGTGGACGCGCGCATGCTGGACCATCTGACCAAAAAGGACCTGAGAAGCCATCTGAAGATGGTGGACAGCTTTCACAGGTCTGCAGCTGTGATGCTCAGCTTAGCAGCTGCTGAACCTGCTCTACCTTTCATCTGATGACTTGATTCATGAGCCACAGAGACGGGAAGGATACTGATTCATTATGTGTGCGTGCTTTTTATGTGCCCTAGGGCTAGTCTGCAGTATGGAATTATGTGCTTGAAGAGACTCAATTATGACAGGAAAGAGCTGGACCGTCGGAGAGAAGACAGTCAACACGATATGAAAGGTACCGTTTACACATAGTCATCCTCATGTGTAGCaaagacacacacgcacacgcccacacacaccccttaCATGCATGAATAGGCTCTCCTGTTTAATCAGAAAAAGTGTGTTTCTGGAGAACCATCTTGTGGTTTCATTCGATAGTGTCAATTTGTGCTTGGCACTATAACAGGTGCTCCTTAAACTATCAACAAGCCAATCTTGTGATCTAAAGCCCCACTTGCGTGTGGAGTgccccacacacacgccgacacacacatTTAAATCCAGCCGTCCCTCTCGCCCTTTTGACCTTGAGCTCAGCGCATGAACTTGACTCAGCTGTCGCTTCATATCACAGTCCAACTCTGTTTGCGCACACGTaaacactcacacacgcacacacacgttGCGCCTGTTCTAACTTGGAAAGCTGGCTGACAGCTGTGCTTCAAGTGAACAAAGGGAGTGTGCCAGAGAGTTGACGCCATGCGGCCATGCACATTACCTCTTTATGTCGCTCTTTCACTAAAAGCCTCTATTTGCTGTTTATGAGGCACATTAGGTAAAGTGTTTATTTAACACTGTGCCACcgctctgtttttgtttcagacgTTTTGGTGTGGACCAACGAACAGGTGATCCACTGGGTCCAGTCCATCGGTCTGAGGGAGTACAGCGGCAACCTGCTGGAGAGCGGAGTTCATGGGGCACTCGTCGCTCTCGATGAAACCTTCGATTACAGCAGCCTAGCGCTCATCCTGCAGATCCCCATGCAAAACACACAGGTGGTTATATAGGAAACAGCTATGTGCAGCTTACATGTATGATCCCATTTAATTTGTTACTTCTGCTTTGTCTGGTGTTACATGtagtaaagttttaaataaatgggtCAGGATCTATGAAGTGAAATTCTGTACAAGCAGTTCTTAATTTATTATGACGTTAGCTTCAACTCTCTTGACATCTTAATTTAGTATAAATCAATATTAACTGGACCATGAGGGGTTTTTGAAACTTCAAACCACTGCCAAATTTTAATTGAACTGTTATGTACAGAGAAGAATATGAGTATATACAGTGAAGCTGTTTGTTTGATCTGATTCAGGTAAGAAAATAACTGCTTCTAACCTCTAAAAATAACCTTAAAAAATCTTGAACTATTCCTTTAACATGTTCACATTTATACCCAATAGAAACTCTCCCAAAACACACTATTCACTTCCCGTTTGCCACTACTCAAACATATAGCTGCGTTATTAGCATAGTAATTGAGTTTCAGCAAACTGTGAATATTTCTATTAATAATTACAATATAATTGTTGTTTCTATACATGTCCTAACAACTACAGTTAAGCCTGTCTCCAGAGGTTGGGGCGGGAAACGAGGTTCACTCTAGCCAGCTCTCTATTCTGTCACACAGCAAgccaggaaaaacaacagacaaaCTGCTACAGATCAAAATGTGTTGTTTGCACGACCACAGACCAGCTTGAGTGCCTGTGTCATCGTTGTCAGCAGGTGTGACGCACCCTGCCGCAAACCAGATATGGTTCAGAAACAGTTTGAGGGGCTCAAAGTATGAGGTGTTGATTTAGCCTTCAGATTTCCTAGATTTCAGTCAAAATCCACAAAGGCCCCTCACCTTTACTTACAGTTAGCATCTTGTGCCAGGTACAATACGCCACTCGGAGCTGTTTGAGCTGCAAAGGGGGAAAAATCACTGTATATCAGGAAATATTAACATTATGCTTGATCAAGGTTTGAATGAATTCTATGTGTTTTTCAGGCAAGGCAGGTTCTAGAGAGGGAGTTTAACAACCTTCTAGCCTTGGGAACAGACCGCCGGCTGGAGGAGGTGACTTTGCAAGAACTTTTTCTCTTCGGTGGTGATTTCTTTTACCTAGGCTGTGTTATGTTTTCAGATTAACTGCTCCTCTCTATGTTGCATCCTCAGATgatattttagtgttttcctCTTTATAAACAGCACacttttctctatttttcctcTCACAGAGTGGAGATGACAAGTCGTTTCGGCGCTCACCCTCGTGGCGCAAGAGGTTTCGGGCTCGTGAGGGAGGGACGGGTCTGGGGATGATGGCAGGCTCCATGGAGACGCTGCCTGCTGGCTTCCGCATGCCCGCTATGTCGATGCCGCCTTCCATGAATTTGGCTGCCAAGAAGCAACTTCAGCCTGAAGGTTTGTTACAGTGCTGGCCACGCTCACTCCGTAGCTACTCTGTGGCTAGACTGACTGACTAACTGCATGTTGTGTCCTTTGTGTCGTGCTGTGCTCAACACCTACTTTGCCACGCCTTCTTAAGTTCCTCCCCCTGCGCCTCCAAGACTTGACCCCTCTGCAGTGCGGACCTATTCCTGCTAACGACACTACTTATTAACAGGAGCACTAGTGCTAACAGGTacgtttgttgtgttttctagCTGAACGTGTCTGTTGGTGGACTATCAACCTGTAGTCCAATAGGGAGCTAACTTAACATTTGTCCAGAGGACTGTCAGTGATACCCTCTAGTGAAAGGCTAGtacaaaaaatgacatttactaaaatatatttactaaaataatcttaCAATAAACCTATAAGTATTAGTAAAAATCTTTAAGTAGGCAGCAGCATTTTTTCCAGAATAGATTTTGAAACACCTTCAGAAAGCCTGTGTTAATGTGAGTCTTAATaagcatgaataaataaaaaattattgaaatatttgcacAGTGCTGTACTCAATGTTAAAGTCTtaatttttccttcctttctttcataCTGCAATCCTGCCTCTGAATCTCTCTTCCAGTGCATTCTCATTACTTGTATGGACACATGCTTGCGGCCTTTTGAGAGTGATATGCCAAATCTGGAGAGGGAAGGATTGGGTGCGCCAGGAGGGGGCGGAGTCTTCTCCCCTCTCACGCCCAGCCTCACCTCCCACCTTCCACATCTCTCTCCTCCCCGCCCCCCGGACTCGTGCAATACAGGGggcacctctgacctttgctctccAAGAGCGCTCGTTGGCTGCTTTTCGCTGCTGCTGTAAAGGAGGCTCGTCCCGGCCTCGCCTTGTTTACCCCAGTGCTCCCAGTAGCCTCGTTGTTGTGGTGTCGTGTTCCTGCTCTCCTTGTCTCAGCTGTGGGGTCTAGTCCTGGTTCTGATCGTCCTGAAACGGCCAAGACCAAACGAATCTTCCTGTGTTAACACGACAGTTGTGAAAAAGATTTAAGGAGATGACGAGCAAGTCGTTGCTTCGGACTCAAGAGTGATGAATACTTGTATAAGTGGCAGATCACTCTGCACATTAACCTTCTACCGGTTATGCAAGGTATTACTCATTTATCATCTCTGTACAGAAAAATGGATGACTTatgttttttatagaaatattatatatataatatatatatattggaaATATATATGGAAAGTAATATAATATTGCTGTTTGAAACCCAATGCCCTGTATTCAATAGTGACTGttctctttctccttctttccctttctctctgtgttggaCCTTTGCGTGTCATTTGCTGTGCGCTGTGTGTGATTAATTGGTGGGAGGGACTCACTGAAagaagtgtgtgtttttacaaGGACTCCTCACAGGTTCATGGGTCCAattctctcttcttctcctcttcttctgtcCCCCCCACCAAACCTTTTGACACGATGTAGCTGtaatttcttttcctctcttcgCCTCTGTCGCCTTCTGTATGACACTATGTAGCCTAGAGAGAGAAATTTAATGTGAGGCATGAATagggagtgtgtgtgcgtgtgtgtgaatgagagagagagagattgagCAAATCAGCCTATCTCCTGGAGACTTTTGAAGGGGTCGAGTGTgattgtgggtgtgtgtgtgtgtgtgtttgtgtgtgtgaaaggcCGACCCTAACCATGTGACTTTgactctttgtgtgtgtgaattttagTGTGGACACTGTAGCTCACTTCTGTCAATTCCAAACTTTCTCTCATGTCAAACAATAAATTGCTGCTCAACATCAGTCAGTGACTTGCGCTGCTCTGCACTGGCCTTCAAAAGCATCCATAGCccttaaaatatttgaagttttgtcatgttacagtcacaaaataaatgttttgtttgtttgaggttttttttcctttttaccagGATTTTATGCAATGTATGAACTTGAACTAGCACAAATTGTGTAGTGACAGATCAAGgattcatggttttcaaaatatttcacagaagaaagtgtgaaaagtgtggcatgcatttttatttcacccTTCATGCATAAATTACTTGGGATTCTTGGCTGTTTCGCTGATTAATCTTTCAGTTTAGCCATGTCGGTATGTTTGCAgttgagatttttctttaagCGTCTCCACAACTTCATTTCTGATCTGTCTGTTGTGCTCCTTGCTCTTTGCAGAGTAAAGGGATCTAACTcaaaatgcatgccacacttttaaggtttttattctaGTACACACAACTTGGAATTCATCAAATATGCTGatagttttatttgtaatgtgagaaaatgtgaaaagcttaaGGGGTATGATTACTTTTGTAAGACAGTGTAACTGACAGAGACATGTCTTATCCTGCTCTACCACCTCATGGTCAGTTTTTGTGAAGAAATGCCAGCGGGCAGTCCATACACCCAGCTGACCAACTCCTCCAATGAGAACACAGCATATGAACTCGTGAACTGCTGGATGGCTATacaatcttttttattattattattattattattattattattattattattattattattattattattatttattttacagatttttccaAGGTGTCTAAAAGGTGTAATGTGCTATGTGGCAGCTATGAGTACTGTGTCTTTATTCCAGGTGTGAAACAATGCTGACAAAtcaagattttattatttggccatctgaaaaaaaatgtactgtATTTATGACACTATATAGACATGAgtaaagctgttttttaaagaattgtgaCTCTGCTTCTTCCTGAAGTCCTCAGTACTTTAAAGCCACAAGACAGCTTATTGAAAACCATCTTTATTCCAAGGATTAAAACAGAACAATATCACTTTTCAGAACATCTACAAATACACAACAATCTTAGttataaaagtcaa encodes:
- the ppfia4 gene encoding liprin-alpha-4 isoform X3 is translated as MMCEVMPTISEGDSAGPPRGTGSVPNGSDQEANFEQLMVNMLDERDKLLESLRETQETLIQSQAKLQGALHERDMLQRQINAALPQEFATLTKELNICREQLLEKEEEISELKAERNNTRLLLEHLECLVSRHERSLRMTVVKRQAPPPSGVSSEVEVLKALKSLFEHHKALDEKVRERLRVALERVATLEGQLASTTQELNTARQRKDGDSVERTDGSKPTWKRLPNGSIDAHDDGGRVSELQELLDRTNKELAQSREHAATLNGRMVELEAELANARRELSRSEELSIKQQREQREREDLEERITTLEKRYLAAQRETTHIHDLNDKLENELATKDSLHRQSEEKVRQLQEMLEMAEQRLAQTMRKAETLPEVEAELAQRVAALTKAEERHGNVEERLRQLESQLEEKNQELARARQREKMNEEHNKRLSDTVDRLLTESNERLQLHLKERMAALEDKNALIQDLENCQKQLEEFHHTRERLIGEIDKLRNEIDHLKRRSGAFGDGTHPRSHLGSSSDLRFSVVEGQDGHYSTTVIRRAQKGRLSALRDDPNKDYPSLRGSVSHLLGSDIEAESDMDDDVSSTLLSPSGQSDAQTLALMLQEQLDAINEEIRMIQVERESAELRSEEIESRVNSGSMDGLNVTLRPRALPTSATAQSLASSSSPPTSGHSTPKHHGRNNSHHLGIMTLPSDLRKHRRKVASPVEVDKATIKCETSPPSSPRSLRLETNFAQFTGSLEDGRGKQKKGIKSSIGRLFGKKEKGRMDQTVGRDGQSLPALTDFEMSIGDTMTLGKLGTQAERDRRMKKKHELLEDARKRGLPFAQWDGPTVVSWLELWVGMPAWYVAACRANVKSGAIMSALSDTEIQREIGISNPLHRLKLRLAIQEMVSLTSPSAPLTSRTSSGNVWVTHEEMENLASSTKAENEEGSWAQTLAYGDMNHEWIGNEWLPSLGLPQYRSYFMECLVDARMLDHLTKKDLRSHLKMVDSFHRASLQYGIMCLKRLNYDRKELDRRREDSQHDMKDVLVWTNEQVIHWVQSIGLREYSGNLLESGVHGALVALDETFDYSSLALILQIPMQNTQARQVLEREFNNLLALGTDRRLEESGDDKSFRRSPSWRKRFRAREGGTGLGMMAGSMETLPAGFRMPAMSMPPSMNLAAKKQLQPEVPPPAPPRLDPSAVRTYSC
- the ppfia4 gene encoding liprin-alpha-4 isoform X4, producing MMCDVCAMFEQDYPSLRGSVSHLLGSDIEAESDMDDDVSSTLLSPSGQSDAQTLALMLQEQLDAINEEIRMIQVERESAELRSEEIESRVNSGSMDGLNVTLRPRALPTSATAQSLASSSSPPTSGHSTPKHHGRNNSHHLGIMTLPSDLRKHRRKVASPVEVDKATIKCETSPPSSPRSLRLETNFAQFTGSLEDGRGKQKKGIKSSIGRLFGKKEKGRMDQTVGRDGQSLPALTDFEMSIGDTMTLGKLGTQAERDRRMKKKHELLEDARKRGLPFAQWDGPTVVSWLELWVGMPAWYVAACRANVKSGAIMSALSDTEIQREIGISNPLHRLKLRLAIQEMVSLTSPSAPLTSRTSSGNVWVTHEEMENLASSTKAENEEGSWAQTLAYGDMNHEWIGNEWLPSLGLPQYRSYFMECLVDARMLDHLTKKDLRSHLKMVDSFHRASLQYGIMCLKRLNYDRKELDRRREDSQHDMKDVLVWTNEQVIHWVQSIGLREYSGNLLESGVHGALVALDETFDYSSLALILQIPMQNTQARQVLEREFNNLLALGTDRRLEESGDDKSFRRSPSWRKRFRAREGGTGLGMMAGSMETLPAGFRMPAMSMPPSMNLAAKKQLQPEVPPPAPPRLDPSAVRTYSC